In Aliidongia dinghuensis, the following proteins share a genomic window:
- a CDS encoding M20 family metallopeptidase produces MDGQQLSNEARIDAAEILGGIREWVEIETPSTDGAAVDKLSHLIERQFGELGAAVRRVPGRDGFGDHLVFETPWGDPGEKGILVVCHMDTVWKHGTLERRPVTRDGDKVYGPGIYDMKGGAYLAYYAYRHLVRQGRETRLPIRFLFVSDEEVGSNTSRALIETEAERAKYALVMEPGRNAKGLEDCVVTARKAVGRFIATAHGVAAHAGVSHELGRNAMRELAHQILALEAMTDYARGITVNVGAVRAGTEGFANVVPDEAVAEIDFRCPDAATAEEIAARIHALEPVGPDTTLTIEGGVNRPAYERDDGVASLYTHAAAIARDLGFALPEVSTGGGSDGNFTAAKGVPTLDGLGVCGAGAHAAHEHLTYSSLEPRTRLLLGLMESLA; encoded by the coding sequence ATGGACGGGCAGCAATTGAGCAACGAGGCGCGGATCGACGCCGCGGAAATCCTCGGTGGCATCCGCGAATGGGTCGAGATCGAGACGCCGTCGACCGACGGGGCCGCGGTCGACAAGCTGTCCCACCTGATCGAACGGCAATTCGGCGAGCTCGGCGCGGCGGTAAGGCGCGTGCCCGGCCGCGACGGGTTCGGCGACCATCTCGTGTTCGAGACGCCGTGGGGCGACCCGGGCGAGAAGGGCATCCTCGTCGTCTGTCACATGGACACGGTCTGGAAACACGGCACGCTCGAGCGTCGGCCGGTGACCCGCGACGGCGACAAGGTCTACGGCCCCGGCATCTACGACATGAAGGGCGGCGCGTATCTCGCCTATTACGCCTATCGCCACCTGGTGCGGCAGGGACGCGAGACCCGGCTGCCGATCCGCTTCCTGTTCGTCTCGGACGAGGAGGTCGGCAGCAACACCTCGCGCGCCCTCATCGAGACCGAAGCCGAACGCGCGAAATACGCGCTCGTCATGGAGCCGGGCCGCAATGCCAAGGGGCTCGAGGATTGCGTCGTCACCGCGCGCAAGGCGGTCGGGCGCTTCATCGCGACGGCGCACGGCGTCGCGGCCCATGCCGGCGTCAGCCACGAGCTCGGCCGCAATGCCATGCGTGAGCTGGCACACCAGATCCTGGCCTTGGAAGCGATGACCGACTATGCGCGCGGCATCACGGTCAATGTCGGCGCGGTGCGTGCCGGCACGGAGGGCTTCGCCAACGTCGTGCCGGACGAGGCCGTGGCCGAGATCGATTTCCGCTGCCCCGACGCGGCGACCGCCGAGGAGATCGCGGCGCGCATCCATGCGCTCGAGCCCGTCGGGCCCGATACGACGCTCACGATCGAAGGCGGCGTCAACCGGCCGGCCTACGAGCGCGACGATGGCGTCGCCTCGCTCTATACCCATGCCGCGGCGATCGCGCGCGACCTCGGCTTCGCCCTGCCGGAGGTCTCGACCGGCGGCGGCAGCGACGGGAATTTCACTGCGGCCAAGGGCGTGCCGACGCTCGACGGGCTTGGCGTGTGCGGCGCCGGCGCCCATGCGGCGCACGAGCACCTCACATATTCCTCGCTCGAGCCGCGCACCCGGCTGCTGCTCGGCCTCATGGAAAGCCTCGCCTGA
- a CDS encoding AAA family ATPase encodes MKFTGTQSYVATDDLKVAVNAAVTLGRPLLIKGEPGTGKTILAEEVAKALGRPLISWHVKSTTKAQQGLYEYDAVSRLRDSQLGDAKVHDIANYIVKGKLWEAFEADLAPVLLIDEIDKADIEFPNDLLLEIDRMEFHVYETRATIRAKQRPIIIITSNNEKELPDAFLRRCFFHYIRFPDRETMEAIVQVHYPGIKQALVREALTVFYEVRDVQGLKKKPSTSELLDWLKLLMAEDVAPEVLRDRDPAKLIPPLHGALLKNEQDVHLFERLAFLNRRQR; translated from the coding sequence ATGAAGTTCACCGGCACCCAATCCTATGTCGCGACCGACGATCTCAAGGTCGCGGTCAATGCTGCCGTAACCTTGGGCCGACCGCTGCTGATCAAGGGCGAGCCCGGCACCGGCAAGACCATCCTGGCCGAGGAAGTGGCGAAGGCCTTGGGCCGCCCGCTCATTTCCTGGCACGTCAAGTCGACGACCAAGGCGCAGCAGGGGCTCTATGAGTACGACGCGGTCTCGCGGCTGCGCGACAGCCAGCTGGGCGACGCCAAGGTCCACGACATCGCGAACTACATCGTCAAGGGCAAGCTGTGGGAGGCGTTCGAGGCCGACCTCGCACCCGTGCTGCTGATCGACGAGATCGACAAGGCCGACATCGAGTTCCCGAATGACCTCCTGCTCGAGATCGACCGGATGGAGTTCCACGTCTACGAGACGAGGGCCACCATCCGGGCCAAGCAGCGGCCGATCATCATCATCACGTCCAACAACGAGAAGGAACTGCCGGACGCCTTTCTGCGCCGCTGCTTCTTCCACTACATCCGCTTCCCCGATCGCGAGACGATGGAGGCGATCGTCCAGGTGCACTATCCGGGCATCAAGCAGGCGCTGGTGCGCGAGGCCTTGACCGTATTCTACGAGGTGCGCGACGTGCAGGGCCTGAAGAAGAAGCCCTCGACCTCGGAACTGCTCGACTGGCTGAAGCTCTTGATGGCCGAGGACGTGGCGCCGGAAGTGCTGCGCGATCGGGATCCGGCGAAGCTCATCCCGCCGCT
- a CDS encoding RICIN domain-containing protein, with the protein MSDGTSFVIQVGMLADLVVSNDPSHSGNVVLRWLDGTDKNQQWTMEPAPNGYYLRNAATGTYLTATGQNAPVILGPHGDVWQKTGPDNQLSAIRLTLNTSQNLNALGASPYVGTTVGTWSWGGGKGNETWLITSVSAVWPRPTRIFSYISGMATYLQLSIDPANPAGALVVDDNYASPSPANFIFTATQWFSGFSIVNKQSGLLAYVGGNGNGAQLLQRASGQMNTDALWTYGGSGTFQAIRPWINSGQNWNVFGNPHPIPKGPLPMGTWKWGGGQPNEVWQTTAPSLHVQATSELLSTGAAGAEQRIAEEEAPAASVAEIWERATSTAGDANRPNGHH; encoded by the coding sequence ATGAGCGATGGAACGAGTTTCGTCATCCAGGTCGGCATGCTCGCCGATCTGGTTGTTTCCAATGACCCGAGCCACAGCGGCAATGTCGTGCTGCGCTGGCTCGACGGCACCGACAAGAACCAGCAATGGACGATGGAGCCGGCGCCAAACGGCTATTATCTGAGGAACGCCGCGACCGGCACCTATCTGACGGCGACCGGACAGAATGCGCCGGTCATCCTCGGTCCGCATGGCGACGTCTGGCAGAAGACGGGCCCGGACAATCAGCTGAGCGCCATTCGGCTGACACTCAATACCAGCCAGAACCTGAACGCGCTCGGCGCCTCGCCTTACGTCGGCACGACGGTCGGCACCTGGAGCTGGGGCGGCGGCAAAGGCAACGAGACCTGGCTGATCACCAGCGTGTCCGCGGTCTGGCCGCGCCCGACGCGGATCTTCTCCTACATCTCGGGCATGGCGACCTATCTGCAACTCTCGATTGACCCTGCGAACCCGGCCGGCGCGCTGGTCGTCGACGACAATTACGCCAGCCCCTCGCCGGCGAATTTCATTTTCACCGCGACGCAATGGTTCTCCGGCTTCTCGATCGTCAACAAGCAGTCCGGCCTGCTCGCCTATGTGGGCGGCAACGGCAACGGCGCCCAGCTGCTGCAGCGGGCGAGCGGCCAGATGAACACGGACGCGCTCTGGACCTATGGCGGCAGCGGTACGTTCCAGGCGATCCGGCCGTGGATCAATTCCGGCCAGAATTGGAACGTGTTCGGCAACCCCCACCCGATCCCCAAGGGCCCGCTGCCGATGGGCACCTGGAAATGGGGCGGCGGCCAGCCGAACGAAGTCTGGCAGACGACGGCGCCCAGCTTGCACGTTCAGGCGACGAGCGAGCTGCTGTCGACCGGCGCCGCGGGCGCCGAGCAAAGGATCGCCGAGGAGGAGGCGCCGGCCGCGTCGGTCGCCGAGATCTGGGAACGGGCGACAAGCACGGCGGGCGACGCGAACCGCCCGAACGGTCACCATTGA